The genomic window TCTCGCGCAGAGATAGCCTGACAAAATAAGTTACCCAAATCGTAATTCCCACTAACTTGAAGGTATCCTCTACAACAGTAGGTATTCCTTCCCATATCGTGTCACAAATTACAGATAGCCCTAAAGATAGGATTGCAGCTAAAAGAATCAGAAACTCTGTTTTCTTAAAATTATTATTACCAACCATAAAGGGAAGGAAAATAGTTACTTTTTTGGTTATAAAAATGCAATCTGCCAAAACCAAGAAATTGACTATGGGTTTTTTCACCTTGGGGAAAAGCGGTCACTCCAAATAAATAAACACCCGCAGATGTGGGATTTTGCCAGGGTTTTAAACCTATGGTAACGGTTTTACCTGGGGATATTGGTAAGTCGAACATTAAAGACACTGTTCTAGTTTTGCGATCGCTAGTTACATCTTTTAATCCAATTCTCTCACCTCTGCGTGAGCGTGTACCCTCAAAAGCAATACTGTTTTTCAAGTCAAAACGAATATTATCTACGCCATCACGCTGATTAATTGTAATCTTTTGTAATGGTTCGCCAGCATTCTCTGGCAAACTGACAGTGAAATAATAGGTCGCACCCCAGACATAGAGTTCATTATAGGTAGTTGTAGATTCCACTAGACGAGGCGGTTGAGCAAAATAGACTGTCCCATCTTGCAACTGAATCGCTTGACTCTGACTACATATTAAGACTGTGGTGGCTATCGCTGTACCTAATACAACTGCAAGGCGCATAACTTTATTGATATAACCAACTAGATCACAATCATACTGGAGATATTAGTTTAAAACTCTCTAAAAAAATTAATATTTATTATTAATACATAGCAATAATCACTATTATTACTTAAAGCTTCAAGGTTTTGTTAAACTTAATTGATAAGTGTTGTCAAAGTTACTGTTGAAGTTAGAAACTAAAGATACAACACAGGCAATTATTTTTATGAACGCTATTTCTAAATTTGAATTCAGACGGTCAAGTTGGCAAACTGCTGTCTTGTTTGCCCTTGGCTTTTGGCTAAGTGCTAGCTTAGTGTTAGATTGGGTAATTATGCCTAGTTTCTATCTCTCTGGCATGATGAACCAAGATGGTTTTACTACCGTCGGCTATGTGATTTTTTGGGTTTTTAATCGCCTAGAATTATTATTTGCAGCCGGAGTCTTAACTGGTGTACTGGCTTGGAGAAAAACCTATGATCAGTGGAATACTAACTGTCTACTTTTCGCAGTTATACTATTTGCGATCGCGCTTTTAAACACCTATCTATTAACTCCGCAAATGTGTGCGCTTGGTGTTCATCTCAATTTATTTGACACAGTATCCACAATTCCCACACAAATGAATATGCTTCATGGTAGTTATTTCTTCCTAGAAGTCATCAAGCTGGTAGCAGGTGGAACACTGTTTATCCGTTGCTGGCAAAAGTCATAAGGATATTAATATCGTGTCGGCGAATAGTTATGAAAATTAATCGAGTTGCTCGGATACTGAAAGTATTAAGTTTAATCTCGATTAGTTTTCTAATTTTAGTTTTCTCATTTTTTTTGACTTTTGACTTCACGGCGGTACTAGTCCCTAGCCTCTAGTCCTTTTTCTTCCCTTTCCTCCTCTAAAAGTGCCAAAGTCGGTATTTGAATAATAAAAGGAAGTTCTGCACCTATCAGACCCCGTTGAATGCGTTCCGAGGTTTCGCTAAAAATTAAAAATAACGGATATATACTATTAGCCCCCTCACTGAGAATGTGACTATGACGATGAGGCATTAACCATTCATAATCTTGATTGAGGAACACCTGAGTTTGTCGCCAACGTCCCAACAAATCAGAAAAATCTTCATAGGGACGATGGATAAACAGTAAGATTTCTGCTCCAGTTTTAACTTTCCACTCTGGATCGCACATTAAAATAGCTACATCACAGGGTAGTAAAATTGCTTGTGCAGTTGCAGAGGTAGTTTTCCGTA from Nostoc sp. UHCC 0870 includes these protein-coding regions:
- a CDS encoding DUF2808 domain-containing protein; this encodes MRLAVVLGTAIATTVLICSQSQAIQLQDGTVYFAQPPRLVESTTTYNELYVWGATYYFTVSLPENAGEPLQKITINQRDGVDNIRFDLKNSIAFEGTRSRRGERIGLKDVTSDRKTRTVSLMFDLPISPGKTVTIGLKPWQNPTSAGVYLFGVTAFPQGEKTHSQFLGFGRLHFYNQKSNYFPSLYGW